The region CTCCCCTGCTTTATATGGAGTTCACACCTGTTGTCAGTAGCCTGTCAGGCCTTCGTGCTGATGGGCGGACGAATGAAAACCTCGTGAAGATTGATGTCGATCGGCTGTTCCAGGATGTAGCGCACGACATTGGCCACATGCTGCGGATCGCCGACGATCTTGCTCATGTCCGTGCTTTGCGGGTCGATGCCCAGCCGTTCCAGATTGCCTGCCAGGTTGGACATGGTTTCGGGGTTAAAGTCACGCGCCAGATTGGTCGCGAAACCGCCCAGAACGACGGTGGAGACGCGGATATCGTCACGTTCGACTTCCTTGCGCAGCGTCGCCCCGATCATCTCCGCGGCCTTTTTGGAAATGCCGTAGACGCCCGGTTCCTCAAAACTGCCCTGGACCGAACCGATATTGATGACATGGCCCGGCTTGCCATGGGCCCGCATCGCGCGGACGGCTGCCTGACTGCCTTCCAATTGGGCCATGACGTTGATGTCGAGCATCGCTTGCCAGCGCTCGATAGTGCCTTCCATCAGCGGTTCGGGATACATCACGCCCGCATTGTTGATGACCGCGAAGAAATGCGGATGCTCCTTGCCGATCCTGTCGATCAGATCGCCGAGCGGTCCGCGTTCTTGAAGGTTCATCGCCACGGCGGTCGGCTTGGGCCCGCCGGCCTGCGTGATCAACTCTGCCGTGCGCGCCAACTCTTCCTCGGACCGGCCGACCAGGCAGACATCGGCGCCGTGTGCCCCCAGGTCGACGGCGATGGCGCGGCCGATGCCGCTCGAAGCCCCCGTCACGACCACAGCGCGGCCTTCAAGACTCTTGCCCATATGCTTTCCTCTCCACTCTTGCGTCGGTGGCCTGCGCCGACTGTCCGGCTGTGCTCATCTACTTATCACATCTAAGCTAGAGCCGAAACTCCTGTAAAGGCCACCGTTCGTCTGCAATGCTCATGAGATGGCGGCGCGCCTTATCCCCGGCGAGCATGTCCTCTACCACTTTGTTGACGCATTGCATCGGTCGGCGGAGGTGACTTCAGCTTTTCGAGCAGCTGGCCATGATTAGCGGCAAAGAGACAGAAGGTCGTCGCCTTCGGATCAGCGATGTCGCGTGCGAAGTCCGCGAGCAATTTGCCGCTCTCATCGTCACGCAATTGAGCCCGGTGAAGCGGGCCTGATGATAGCGCGCCTGACCGTTCTGGGTGGTGATCGCTGAGCTTGTGCCCGTGACAAGTTTCGCTCGCGCCTCCAGGCTCGGCCCGTCGATCGCGGGAGCGATCTGGGCTTCGACCGCAGCCTGGCTGCCGTCCGTCCGCCAGGCGACCGCCATCTCGCGGACCGGATCGGCTCCTGGCGTCAACACGATGCGGTCGGGCAAATTGCGCGCCGCATAGGGCTGGCCAGGCGAATGCGGCACGGGTTGCGCCGCAAGAGGGGCGGCGCAGGAGGGGCGGCGCAGGCAGCGCCACCCATGAGGATGGCGCTGACTGTCGTACGAAGCGATGCGAAACCTGTCATCGCAACTTCCTTAAAAGTTTGCCCGAACGCCGAATTTGGCGGTGTAGCCGTACTTTTCATATTGGAGCAGTTGGCGTCCATTTCCGGTGCCGCGCTGGAAGGCGACATATTTCGCATTGTTGATGTTCACGAACTCGCCGAAGATCGTGACATTGGGCAGGACGCGGAACTTGGCGCTCGCGTCGAGCTGGAAGTGATTGCGGACATAGCGGTCTTCCTCCGCGCTGCCTGCCAACTCGTCGAGATATTCATCGCGATAGGTGCCAGCGAACCGGATGCTGAGCGGCCCCTTCTCATAGCCGAGCACAACGTTGAACGTGTGCCGTGCCGCGTTGAGCAACGGGATGTCGCGGAAGCCGTCCTCGGTGGGCACCTGGCCGTCGGCATCGGTGAAGGTATAGTTGAGGTTGGCCAGCAGGCCGTCGAACGGCGCGGGGAGCATCCGGAAGCTTTGTGCGTAGGCCAGTTCGAGACCCTTGATTTCAGCGTCACCGGAGTTGAAGCGGATCGTCGCTTCGTCATAGGTGAAGCCGTTCAGCGCATAATCCTCGATTTCCTGTTCGACGATGTAGTCCTTCAGCTTCTTGTAGAAGAAACCGCCCTGAAGGACGCTCGACGGTGCGAAATACCATTCGGCGCCAGCGTCGATATTCCATGCGCGATAAGGCTTGAGGTTGGGATTGCCGACATCCACTGAAGAATCGTCGCCGTCGCGCTCGGCCTGAACGCGCGGGGCGAGCTGGCCAATACCCGGGCGGACAAGGCTCTTGAACGCGCCGAGACGCAAGATGAGCTTGTCGGTCGCCTCATAGCGGACGAGCGCGCTCGGTAGCCAGTCGGTGTAGCTGCGCTTGATCCGGCTGGGCGTGACGCTGACGATATCTTCGTCAAGCTCTTCGCCATCGACTTCAGTGCCTTCGGTCAGCAGCGTGACGAAATTGCCCTGCAGGTCATTCCTGGTCCGCTCGACGCGGACGCCGCCGATAACCCGCAGCGGTCCGGCGTCGTAGCGGCCCATAAGATAGCCCGAATAGACATCCTCGCCTACGCGATAATCCGCGATGCTGGACTCGATCGCCGTGTCGATGGCATTCAGCTCGAAGTCATTGAAATTGTCGCTGAAGAAGCCGCGCACGCCGCGTTTCTTCACAACTGGTCCCAATTCGGCGAGGCGATAGGTCTGTGTGCCAAGCGCGTCATTCAGTGTGAAATCGCCGCCAAAGCCGTCGAAAACGTCCAGCGTCAGATCGTAATTCTTTTGCCGCAGCCGCGCCTTGCCCCCGCCCTGAACGGTGAATGTCCCCTGATCCAGCGGAATGGCGTAGGCGATGTCGCCGCGGAAATTCCACTCGCGATCGGTCGAACGGCTTAACGTTGTGCGCTCAAGCTTGTCGAATTCATATTGCGACGGATCGTTGAAGTCCGCGGCGCTCGGCCCGGAAATGGCGTAGAGCGGAATCTTGTAATCGGAATAGTCGAAATCGACGGTCAGGTCGTCGCCCTCGACCGCTTCAAAATCGCGACGGAACACGACGGGATCGATCGATCCGTTCTCAATCTCTTCGGCGCGCGACCAGGCGGCGGAATATTTGAAGGTCCAGGGCCCGCTCTCGGTCACACCGCCGATCTGGTACGACTGGATCTTTTGCACTTCGAACCGGTCCTTGAGGTCGCGTTCGACGCGGATGCGCGATTCATCTTCGTCGTCGCCCGGCACGCCGCTGTTGAGGCTGAATGACGTACCACTGGCCGAGGTAAGATTGGCATCGCCGAGGTCGAAGACCAGGCGGCGACGGTCTTCCTGATCAGAGAAACGGTTGTAGATGCCCTTGGCATAGAGCTTGGTCGATGGCGCCGGCCGCCAGTCGAGCGACAAAGAGCCGCCGGTGCGCAGGCGGCGCACGTCATAGTCGCGATATTCGATGCTCTCAGCATAGCCCTCGTCGGTATAGTCTTCGGCTTCGATATTGTCGGTTTCGAACCGACGCTTGTAGTAGGAGGCGCCCCCGGCAATGCCGAAATTGTCGGTGAGACGCGTTGAGAAGTCGAAGCTGCCCTTGGGGGTGACCGCGTCGGCATAGTGGTTGTACGAGCCTTCGATCGACGCGGCGAGAAGATCCTTGCGCCGATCGAAAGCGCTGGTCGTGTTGATCTCGACCGAGGCACCGATCGTGTCGCCGTCCATGTCGGGTGTCAGCGATTTCTTGATTTCGATCGATTCGATCAGTTCAGAAGCGACTACGTCAAGCGCCACCGAGCGTGTGTCCGCCTCGGGAGCCGGCACGCGCACACCATTGAGCGAAGCAGCGTTGAGCGAGGGATCGAGACCGCGCACGGCGATGAAGCGGCCTTCGCCCTGGTCGTTGAGGACGTTGACGCCCGGTGCGCGGCGCACCGCCTCGGCGACATTCTGGTCGGGAAATTGGCCGACCGCGTCGCGGGTGAGCACATTTTCCACGCCGTCGGCAGCCCGCTGGCGCGACAGCGAACTGGCCAGACTGGCCTGTTGACCGATCACCAGGATGGTGCTGCCGTCGCTGCCGAGCAGGATGATTTTGTTGATGTCTCCCGTTTCGGACACCGTGATCGTCTCGCGATAGTCCGCCACCCCGCTATAATGCGCGCGCAATGTGTAGGTGCCTGCTGGGACGTCGGTGAAGCGATAGCTGCCGTCGCCCTGGGCTTCGACCGTGCGGCCAAGCTCGACAATGGTGATCTCGGCGCCTTCAAGCGCCCGCGTGCCGGTGCCGTCGGTCACCACGCCGCTGACCGTGCCCGCGAAAGCGGGGCTCGAAAGCACTGTCGCCGCCAGAAGAGCGGAACAGACCGAAAGATTATGACGAATACCCCGTCTCAAACGCATGATTAGCCCCCTGATGAAATTCTCGCCTTGAATGCGAGTTGGCAGGGGCACTGGCAGTAATGCTTTGCATTTTGAGGATGTTTCCATTGCAACGGCGCGACGTTAATATGACTGTCCAGTTGCAGTGTTCGGAACTCTGTATCTCATGCGACCAGCTTGATTGACATTTCCGCCCGTAATTGAGGACGACGGTCAGCTATTCCTTTGCGTTGCCAAGCGTGATCGCCAGGCGCCCGTGAAGGGTTCCGGGCGATCGCGCAGCGTCGAGAGGGGGCGCCTTGATGCGCGTGTCCATCGGTCTGGCGCGCCGACCCGGCGTGCCGGACCTGCGTATCCGGCTCTAGAAAAAGGCGAGCAGTATGGCGCCCAGTCCGACCCGATACAGTACGAAGACGGTCATCGACTTTGTCCGCAGAAACCGCATCAGGCCGGCCATCGTGATGAAGGCGGCGACGAAGGTCAGTACGCCAGCGACGAATGCATCCCATTGCATCTCGCGCGTCGCCTCGGCGAGGTCGAGCCCTGCGAGAAGCCCGGCTCCGGCAACCGCCGGGATCGACAATAGAAATGAGAAGCGCGCCGCTTCGGCGCGGTGGAAGCCCAGTACCCGCGCCGCCGTCATGGTCACGCCGGAACGGCTCGTACCCGGAATGAGAGCCAGCGCCTGGGCGAGCCCGACGATGATGGCGTCCTTCAGGCGCATGTCCTCGTAGTGGCGTTCCTGCCGCCCCCACCGATCCGCGGCGCCTAGCAAAAGCCCGTAGAAGATCAGGTTAAACGCGACGAGATCGGTCGATCGGAACTGGTCGAGAAAGCCGCCGGTCTTGAGAAACAGTCCGACCAGGACCGCCGGGATCGTGCCGATGACAATCCAGAGGAACAGGCGCTTTTGCTCGTCGGCGCGCCCCACTCCGACGGTGGCCAGCCCACCTTGTGCCAGACCGCGCACATCGCGGAAGAAATAAATGATGATGGCAAGCAGCGAGCCGACATGGACCGCGACGTCGATCAATGGACCCTGATCTGGGAAGTCGGTGAAATGCGGGATGAGGATCAGGTGACCGGATGAGGAGATCGGGAGAAACTCGGTGATGCCCTGAACGACGGCGATGAGCAGTTGCTGGAAGAAGGTCATGGGTCGATCAGGATCCCTATTGTATCGAATTGAAAACTTCTGGCTGTATTAAGCGACGGGGTTTGTGAGCCATTGTCCCGAAGTCGCGCTTTGAAGCCTCGCTGGAAATGCGACAAGCCGGCTAGCTTAAGCCAAACCCTCGGCTGGCAAGGCCGGCTTTCCGCTGGTTTAATCCTCTCCTGCTACCTTGATCGGCTTTCCGAGCATGGCTCGCACGTACACGCGCTGGATCAGGACATAGACGACTATCGTCAACGGTGCCGCGAGCAGCACTCCAATGAAACCGAACAACAGGCCGGCGGCAAACACCGCGAACAGCAGCACAGCTGGCGGGACATCCACCGCATGCTTCTGAATCATGGGCTGCAGGAAATTGCCCTGCAGCTGCTGGATGGCGAGGAACAGGAGTAGCGTCCAAAGCGCCGTCATAGGCGTTACGGTGAAGGCAAGGAGGACAGCGGGAACACCCGCGATAACCGGACCGACCATGGGAATGATATCGAGCAGGCCGGCGATAACGCCAAGCCCGCCCGCCGCAGGCACGCCGAGCAGCGCGAGCCCTGCCCAGGTCAGCCCGGCGACGACCATTGACGAGACTGCCTGACCAACCATCCACCCGCGCAGCCCGACCGAGGCATCATTGAGCGCCAGAGCGGCAATTTCTTCGGCTCTTGCAGGGATAAGGAGAAGCAGTCCCCTTCGATAGGTCGCAGGGTCGCTCGCAAGGAAGATCGCAGCGACAAGCACAAGGACGAAGTCGGCCAAGCCACTGCCGGCGGCCATTGCATAGCCTCCAGCCTGCGACGCGAGGCGGGAAATGTCGTCACCGCCGATTTCGGCCAGCTCCCGCACCCGCTCGCCCAGTCCGTAACGGTCGAGGAAGCCTTCGACCGCCTGAATGGCGCGCGGAACCGTCTCTCGGATCGTGTCGAATTCACGCGCGAGCTGCGAGCCGAATAGCACGAATGCGCCGATGAAGAGCGCAAGCATGCCGATCACCGATAGCGCAAGTGCAACCGGACGCTTCATCCGAGTTATGCGGCAGAGCCAGGAGGCGATCGCGTCGAAGACTGCCGCGATCACGACTGCTGCAAAAACGAGCATCAGGAAGCGGGTCAGTTCGATCGCAAGCCACGCCATGCCCACGATAGCCACGACGATCAACGTGGCGATGGCGATCCGTCCATGATCAAATTGCAACGGCGGCAGCGCTGTCTCGCGCCGTCGTTCTGCTGCGAGTGCTTCGCCAGGATTATTATCGCTCATACAGCGCTTGTATCGTGGATGGACTGCCGCGCAACCTCTGGCGGCGTATCAGCTCGCTCGTGAAATGCATTGCATAGGCGCGTCGCCGCCCGCGCGGCCAGCGATGCAAGACTCTTTCTGGAGCGCGCCGCGAAAGTATCGGCTGACGTTTGCCGACACGCCCGAGGAGAGCGATGCGGAAGGTTGAAGCGACGAAGGCCCGTTTCCTCGGACCCATCAGGGCCACGATCCTGCTGGTCGCGGGCGTCATGGAAATGCGCCTCAGCCCTGCAAGCCCGGACTGGCGATCACTGGCAACCCCGAACTGCCCTGCGTCTCTGTTTCCTGGCCCCCTTTTGCAAGACGGCCTCAGTTCGACCACGGATTTCCTTTCAGCCCCGGTCAGAACCGGGCGCGAACGCCTCCAAGCGCAAGGCGCGGTGCGCCGGGGCGCGGACGCGTCCTGATGATGCCGTCTGATGATGCCGTATCAGGATGACGACGATAGAAATCCGGTAGGATACTCCGGCCCCGCCGCCGTGCTGACGGGGCTGCCACGAACTATTCGACGACATGAACACCGACTGATCGTGCCGCTCGCCGAAGCACGATCATGGGGAAGGGCGGTGACTTCCCTCGCCGCTTCAATCTCACGCTACGATGCTTGATGCGGGATCTGGAGGAAGTCGAAGCGTGGCTGGAAGAGCGCCGCGTGCCCTCTTCCGTGGCGATATGGAGCGACCGGCAGATGGTCTGATAGAGGGCAAAGCCGATCGCTTCATCGTCGACGACCATGTCGATGCCTTCGCGTCCAGCTTCGAACCGATGGCCACGGGCCAGAGCATTGAAGAGCCCCAATAGATATTTCATGAATCCGAACCAGATGGGACGGCGGATCGACCTTCCGGCCGCAGCAAATAATTGGTGTTGATAAGCCTGGGAGAGTCGGTATCTGGTAACGCTATCATAAATTGAAGGAGGCGAGGATCATGAGAGCGACGATTATGCTGTCGCGTCGGCGACTGCTTACGGGTGCGGCGGGAGCCGGCATGTGCGCGGCTATCTCGAAAGCCTCTGCAAGCACCTCTTGGAGCACGGTCGCAGGCCGCCGACAAGAGTTTCCGCTCATCACCGATGGATCGCCAGCCACCCTCGTCGTTGAGGAGAGTGCGGATTCGGCGGTCCATTTCGCCGCCCGATGCTTGGCCGAGGATATCAGACGCGCATCCGGACGGTCGCCACAGGTTCATACCGATGTGGGGGCGACAAACGGTCCGGTCGTGCTGATCGGCGTCCTGGGGCAAAGCCCGGCCATCGATGCGCTGGTGGCGGGGCGGAGGATCGACGTGTCCCGCATCAGGGGCCAGTGGGAAGCCCATCTCCGCCTGGTGGTCGACCGACCATTTCCAGGCGTGCCGGAAGCGCTCGTCATCATCGGCTCCGACCGTCGCGGGGCAGCGTTCGGGGTCTACGACCTGTGCGAGCAGGTCGGCGTGTCGGCATGGCACTGGTTCGCCGACGTCCCGGTCCAGCGTCGGCAAAATGTCACCATCCCGTCGGAACCCCGGATCGACCAGCCGAAGGTTCGCTACCGCGGCTTCTTCATCAATGACGAGGATCCCTGCTTCAGCGGATGGGCCAAAAAGAAGTTCGGCGGCATCAATGCGGCGATGTATGCGCATGTGTTCGAACTGCTGTTGCGGATGAAGGGCAATTATCTCTGGCCCGCCATGTGGGCGCCCAAGGCGTTCGCCGCCGACGACCCCAATAATATGATCGTCGCCGATTCAATGGGCGTCGTGATCGGCAATTCCCATCATGAACCGATGCTGCGCGCCCAGGACGAGTGGCATCGACATACGGACCAGGGCGTCACCGGCGGCCTTTGGGATTATACCAAAAACGGTGAGAACCTTCGCGCCTTCTGGCGCGGCGGCATCGAAAGGATGGTCTCCAAGGGCAAGGGGCAGGTCTATGAGTCGCTGGTCACCGTGGGCATGCGCGGCGACGGCGACGAGGCCATGGTGGAGGGCACGGCGACCGAGTTGCTTGAACGCATCGTCGCCGACCAGCGCAAGATCATCGCGGAGGTCACGAAAAGACCGGCCAGCGATACGCCACAGCTCTGGGCGCTCTACAAGGAAGTACAGGACTATTACGACCACGGCATGAAGGCGCCCGACGACGTCACGCTGCTGTTCGCGGATGACAATTGGGGGCAGATTCGCCGGCTTCCGCCTCTGGGTTCGCCGCCCCGCCTAGGCGGCTATGGGGTCTATTATCATTTCGATTATGTCGGGGTTCCGCGCAACTACAAATGGCTCAACACCAATCAGATCGAAAAGATCTGGCAGCAGATGGATCTGGCCTATCAGCGCGGCGCCAGACAGATATGGATCGCCAATGTCGGCGATATCAAACCGATGGAATTTCCTCTGGGTTTCTTCCTGTCGATGGCATGGAATCCCGAAGCGATGACGCCCGAAGCCCTGCAAGCCTATCCGCACGCCTGGGCGCGAGCAAGTTTCGGCCCGCACCAAGCCGTCGAGATTGGCGACATCATGACGACCTACAGCAAATTGGCGGCGCGGCGTAAGCCCGAGCTGATCGATCAGGACAGCTTTCCCCTGGGCGAGGCGACGGCGGAAGCTCTGGACGGCGCCGAGTTCGGCCAGATGGTCGATGAGTGGAACGCGCTGGAAGCCCGTATGCTGGCGGTACGCGGCAAGCTGCCGCCGGAGCAGGCGGACGCCTATTACCAGTTGCTTGAATTCCCGGTCTCCGCGATGGCCAACCTCTATCGCCTTCATTATTCCACCGCCTGGAACCGGAAACTCGCCGCGTCGAACGACGCGCGCGCCAACTATTTCGCAACCGAGGTCGAGACGGCCTATGCGCGGGACGGTGCCCTGACCGAGCGCTATCATACGATAAACGGCGGCAAGTGGGATGGCATGATGAACCAGGTCCACATGAATTACGTCATCTGGAATGATCCCACGCAACAGACGATGCCCAGCATCATCCGGGTCGGCGGCGATACGCCAGACGGCAAGCGGCGACGCCAGCCGACCTTCGTCACATCTGCGCCCCGCCAGCCGGGAATCGTCGCGCGCGAGGCAGGGACGTTCAATCGCGCGCATCATGGTCCCGGCCTGCGATGGACGAACATTCCAAATCTTGGGCGCACGGCAGGCGGCGTTCTCGCGCTGCCGCAGGGGCAGGCGGCGACGAGCGAACGGGATGGCGTCCGTCTCGAATATGACATGGTCATGGACAGGCCCGGCCCCGCGACTCTCACGCTGTTCCTTGCGCCGACCCTGGACACGCTCGGTCAGGGCGCACTGCGTATCGGCGTTTCCATCGACGACCAGCCCGTCCAGCCGCTCACGGCCCGGCTCGAAGCGACCGGCGGCGCGCAGGACACGCCGGGCAAGCAGGCCTGGGCGGAGGCTGTGCGCAACAATGTCGTCAGGCTGTCGGCGGAACTCGGCCCTCTTACGGCCGGCAGGCATGTCGTAAAAATCTGGCGGCTGGACGACAATGTCGTGCTCCAGAAAGTCGTGCTGGCGACCGTGCCCTTACCCCCGTCCTATCTTGGACCGACCCCCACCTAAAACGGCACTTTGCTGCCACCGGAACCGGCGAGACCGATCCTCGTCATCGCCGCGCCAGGATATGCATCGCGGCGCGGACACCCTGGGTCTCCAGCAGATCTAGCCAGCGCAGCAGCGCCGCGCGGAAGACGACATTGCCGCGCAACGCGGGCCGCATGACGGGATCAAAGCCCAATATCGCGTCCACCCGCTCGCCCGCGCTGTTCGCGTCGGCCAGGCAGGTCGCGATCGGCCCCGCCAGCGGATCGTCGACCAGATGCGTGCCGCCGACATCATCCCGGCCCGCCTGCCAGCGGATCCAGGCGGCGACCGCCAGCGACAGCGCGTCGATCCCGTGCCCCGCCTCCAGCCGCGCGGCGATAGGAGCCAGCAGGCGCTGCGGCAGCTTCTGCGATCCGTCCATCGCGATCTGGCGCGTGCGGTGCTGCAATGTCGGATTGTCGAACCGGCCGATCAGGGCGCGGCGATAGGCGGCGATGTCCAGTTCCGGCGGCGGGTTCAGCGTCGTCTCGCTCTCATCCCACAGCGCCTCGACGAAGGCGCGCGCCTGCGGCAGCGCCAACACTTCATGCACATGGTCGATGCCGGCGAGGCCACCCAGATAGGCGATGCCGCTATGCGCGCCGTTGAGCAGGCGCAGCTTCGCCTCTTCCCACGGCGCGACATCCGCAGTCAGATGCACGCCCGGTCCAAAGTCCGGCCGGGGACCGCAGAAATCATCCTCGATCACCCATTGCAGGAACGGCTCGGTCTTGACCATCGCGCGATCCTCCACCCCAATCCGTGCGGCAAGAGCGGCAATGTCGGCATCGGTCGTGGCGGGAACGATGCGGTCGACCATGGTCTGCGGGAACGCGCCCCGTGCCGCGATCCAGTCCGCGAGCGCCGGATCGTGGCGCCGCGCCAGGCCGGTCACCGCGTCGCGCAGGCGCGCGCCGTTGTACGGCAGGTTATCGCAGGAAATGGCCGTGAAGGGCGCTTGGCCGGCCGCACGGCGCATGGCCAGCGCGGCGACCAGATAGCCCGGCGCGGTCTGAGGCGCATCAAGGCTGGCAAGGTCCGCCGCCAGTTGCGGGTCGCCTTCGATCAGGGCGCCGGTCGCCGGGTCGAGCTTGTAGCCTTTCTCGGTGACGGTTAGAGTGACGATATGCGTATCGGCATGCGCAAGGGCGGCGAGCAGGTCTCGCGGCGCTTCGGGGGCGACGATCACGTCCTGCACGGCGCCGATGATCCTTGCCTGCTCGGCGCGCCCGTCGCGGACGACCAGCGTGTAGAGACCGTCCTGCGGCGCCATTTGGTCGCGCACGGCAGGCGACCGCAGCGAAGCGGCGGTGATCCCCCAGCGTAGGTCGCCGCAGTTTAGGGCATCGTCGAAGAACACCGCCTGATGCGCGCGATGGAAGGCGCCGATGCCCAGGTGAACGACGCCGCGCTTGACAGCGGCCCGGTCATAGGCCGGGCGCAGGACATCGCCGGGCAATCCGTCGATCGTCGCAGAGGACAGGCGGCTCACAGCTTGTAGGCCGCCTTGACGAGATCATAGGAAAGAGCGCGCGCCAGTTCAAAGGCTTCGTCTTCCTCCAGCCGATGCTCGGCGACGAGTTGCGCCAGCCACGCGCAATCCATGCGCCGCGCGACATCGTGCCGCGCCGGGATCGACAGGAAGGCGCGGGTGTCGTCGTTGAAGCCGACGGTGTTGTAGAAGCCGCCGGTCTCGGTGGCCCGCTCGCGGAACCGGCGCATGCCTTCGGGGCTGTCGTGGAACCACCAGGGCGGCCCCAGCTTGAGGGCCGGATAATGGCCCGCAAGCGGCGCCAGTTCGCGCGAATAGACATCCTCGTCCAGCGTGAAGAGGATCAGGGTCAGGCGCGGGTCGTTGCCGAAACGGTCGAGCAAGGGCTTCAGCGCGCGGACGAACTCGCCGGGAAGCGGAATGTCGCCGCCCTTGTCCCGTCCGAAGCGCGCCAGCACCTGGCGGTTATGGCTGCGATAGACGTCGGGATGCAGCTGCATCACCATGCCGTCCTCGGTCGACATGCGCGCCATTTCGGTCAGCATATGGCCACGGAACAGCTCGGCTTCCGCCGCCGTCACCGGTCCCGCCACTACCTTGGCGTAGAGCGCCTCGATCTCCGCCGGCGGAAGGTCGGCGGTGAAGGCGCTGGGATGGCCATGGTCG is a window of Sphingobium sp. MI1205 DNA encoding:
- a CDS encoding mannitol dehydrogenase family protein, with protein sequence MSRLSSATIDGLPGDVLRPAYDRAAVKRGVVHLGIGAFHRAHQAVFFDDALNCGDLRWGITAASLRSPAVRDQMAPQDGLYTLVVRDGRAEQARIIGAVQDVIVAPEAPRDLLAALAHADTHIVTLTVTEKGYKLDPATGALIEGDPQLAADLASLDAPQTAPGYLVAALAMRRAAGQAPFTAISCDNLPYNGARLRDAVTGLARRHDPALADWIAARGAFPQTMVDRIVPATTDADIAALAARIGVEDRAMVKTEPFLQWVIEDDFCGPRPDFGPGVHLTADVAPWEEAKLRLLNGAHSGIAYLGGLAGIDHVHEVLALPQARAFVEALWDESETTLNPPPELDIAAYRRALIGRFDNPTLQHRTRQIAMDGSQKLPQRLLAPIAARLEAGHGIDALSLAVAAWIRWQAGRDDVGGTHLVDDPLAGPIATCLADANSAGERVDAILGFDPVMRPALRGNVVFRAALLRWLDLLETQGVRAAMHILARR